Proteins encoded in a region of the Stieleria neptunia genome:
- a CDS encoding glycosyltransferase encodes MNLLYIATTYPTPTSPRQGMFNRNLVDALRVNHRVRVVAPVPWVERLRQPKPQPGSSPDPSSDVSHPTYFYPPKFWRNHYDVFYWRSILPVLKQMQNTFTPDVVMGYWLHPDGRAAVRAAELFHVPCVVFSGGSDLRVLPHHPARRRAIQSVLSDAQRLVVVSRDLAAQAIRLGMPPEEIDVVYRGVDHRCFHPDDREEARDVCELPRDAIVLMWSGRLESVKNPTLLFRAARRWQIKWGDRLRILIAGDGSMRNHLINLRWRLGLDHCVRFEGNLSQQALAVRYNAADAMVLTSHSEGIPNVLLESIACGVPFVATDVGGVSEIATPGVDRLVPDNDLDALVDAVVAQIESPPDAERDFVPDGLADMASRFEAVFHRVLSSRESRTGKAA; translated from the coding sequence ATGAACTTGCTGTACATCGCCACCACCTACCCGACGCCCACGAGTCCCCGCCAGGGAATGTTCAATCGCAATCTGGTTGACGCCTTGCGCGTCAACCACCGCGTGCGCGTGGTCGCGCCCGTCCCCTGGGTGGAACGACTTCGTCAACCGAAGCCCCAACCGGGATCGAGTCCTGATCCCTCGTCCGACGTGTCCCATCCCACGTACTTTTATCCGCCGAAGTTCTGGCGAAATCACTACGACGTTTTTTATTGGCGTTCGATCTTGCCGGTGCTCAAGCAGATGCAAAACACGTTCACACCGGATGTGGTGATGGGCTATTGGCTGCATCCCGATGGAAGGGCTGCCGTTCGAGCCGCCGAATTGTTTCACGTGCCGTGCGTCGTGTTTTCCGGCGGCAGTGATTTGCGGGTTCTGCCCCACCACCCCGCTCGCCGGCGAGCCATTCAAAGCGTGCTGTCGGACGCGCAGCGGCTGGTCGTGGTCAGCCGGGACTTGGCCGCGCAAGCGATCCGGCTGGGGATGCCACCCGAAGAGATCGATGTGGTGTATCGCGGCGTCGATCACCGTTGCTTTCATCCCGACGATCGTGAAGAGGCCCGCGACGTTTGTGAATTGCCCCGAGACGCGATCGTGTTGATGTGGTCCGGACGATTGGAATCGGTCAAAAATCCGACGCTGCTGTTTCGAGCGGCTCGGCGGTGGCAAATCAAGTGGGGCGATCGGTTGCGGATCTTGATCGCCGGCGATGGTTCGATGCGAAACCACTTGATCAACCTGCGCTGGCGACTGGGGTTGGATCACTGTGTGCGATTCGAAGGCAACCTCAGCCAACAAGCACTGGCCGTTCGCTACAACGCCGCCGACGCGATGGTCTTGACCAGCCACAGCGAGGGAATTCCCAACGTGCTGTTGGAGTCGATCGCCTGCGGCGTGCCCTTCGTGGCGACCGACGTGGGCGGCGTCTCGGAAATCGCGACGCCGGGTGTCGATCGACTGGTCCCCGACAACGACCTGGATGCCCTGGTCGATGCCGTCGTCGCGCAAATCGAGTCTCCGCCGGATGCCGAACGCGACTTCGTGCCCGACGGCTTGGCGGACATGGCGTCGCGTTTCGAGGCGGTCTTTCACCGAGTCCTCTCGTCGCGAGAGTCGAGAACCGGCAAGGCGGCATGA
- a CDS encoding phenylacetate--CoA ligase family protein, with protein MMIDWAYQKWILPAFESGIKRRKTFHHWRDLEASQWWPRQQIESLQVRRLRDLLTYCNAHSAWYRDRWADHGIDVDAVWSLDDLRSLPITTREMIRENADAIRSRYPGVAFVSKATGGSSGAPLRFLIERDANDRRVAAAFRGYGWAGASPGTKQSHLWGVNLNKLPWRQHLKECLYARLLYRRDMLNSFEMSESNVSDYVNRLNRYRPKVLVAYANPLFVLARAIDERGLRTHRPESIIVGSEKLYDHQRELIERAFGSPVFETYGSREFTLIAAECDRHRGLHVTSENLIVEIVDDHGNPSAPGEEGQILVTDLFNTAMPFVRYAIGDRAVAGTGDCDCGRGLPLLEKIVGRQMDVLKLPDGRHLPGAFFPHIIKDIPAIRQFQAVQTRRDVIRLQVVVGDNWNADDRDALRQRILHHIGDSSQLEIQQVDQIQLTAAGKMRVVIGYSGPQRSHPSRIAG; from the coding sequence ATGATGATCGATTGGGCCTATCAAAAATGGATCCTGCCCGCATTCGAATCGGGAATCAAGCGTCGCAAAACGTTCCATCATTGGCGGGACTTGGAAGCGAGCCAATGGTGGCCACGGCAGCAAATCGAATCCTTGCAAGTGCGGCGACTGCGTGACTTGCTCACCTACTGCAACGCGCATTCGGCCTGGTATCGCGATCGCTGGGCCGATCACGGAATCGACGTCGATGCCGTCTGGTCCCTGGATGATCTGAGATCCTTGCCGATCACCACCCGCGAAATGATCCGCGAAAACGCCGATGCCATTCGATCCCGCTACCCGGGCGTCGCGTTCGTTTCCAAGGCGACCGGTGGGTCCAGCGGTGCCCCGTTGCGGTTCTTGATCGAACGGGACGCCAACGACCGACGCGTGGCGGCGGCCTTTCGCGGATACGGCTGGGCAGGTGCGTCCCCGGGCACGAAACAGTCTCATCTGTGGGGCGTCAATCTGAACAAGCTGCCCTGGCGCCAGCACCTGAAAGAGTGTTTGTACGCCCGATTGCTCTACCGACGTGACATGCTGAACAGTTTTGAGATGTCAGAATCCAATGTCAGCGATTACGTCAATCGACTCAATCGTTATCGCCCCAAGGTCTTGGTCGCTTACGCCAATCCGCTGTTTGTCTTGGCCCGGGCGATCGACGAACGCGGTCTCCGCACCCACCGGCCCGAATCGATCATCGTCGGTTCCGAGAAATTGTACGACCATCAACGGGAATTGATCGAGCGCGCCTTCGGATCACCCGTCTTCGAAACCTATGGCTCGCGCGAGTTCACCCTGATTGCCGCCGAGTGTGATCGTCACCGGGGCTTACACGTGACCAGCGAAAATTTGATCGTCGAAATCGTGGACGACCACGGCAATCCATCCGCCCCCGGTGAAGAAGGTCAAATCCTGGTCACCGATCTGTTCAACACGGCGATGCCGTTTGTGCGTTATGCCATCGGGGATCGCGCCGTGGCGGGTACGGGGGATTGCGATTGTGGTCGCGGGCTGCCGTTGCTGGAAAAAATTGTCGGCCGACAGATGGATGTGTTGAAATTACCCGACGGCCGTCACCTGCCCGGCGCGTTCTTTCCCCACATCATCAAAGACATCCCGGCGATTCGCCAATTCCAAGCCGTCCAGACGCGGCGCGACGTGATCCGATTGCAAGTCGTCGTGGGTGACAACTGGAACGCCGACGACCGCGATGCGCTGCGACAGCGGATCCTTCATCACATCGGTGATTCCTCTCAATTGGAGATTCAGCAGGTCGATCAGATCCAATTGACGGCGGCGGGTAAAATGCGCGTCGTCATCGGCTACTCCGGCCCCCAACGAAGCCACCCATCCAGGATCGCGGGATGA
- a CDS encoding endonuclease/exonuclease/phosphatase family protein encodes MKRATLIFAILYLVLLIIGAAVMHSSLNSYWLVTLFLFSPRWVAALPLLLLVPLTLKLRWRWTPIYLIHAFVVLFPILGFQLPRRTATPTGTARTLRVLTCNVGGGTLDDRQLIQLIHDNRIDVLMLQECTQAVSDPLFRKLGWQRRQAHHVVIGSPLDLSEARVLGRHSENNFRAVAAIGCELGGPQGSRIQLVSVHLPTFRPALERIQHLDFDRGPDAIRQMGQLRRDLSRQIVDAIDDSELPTIVAGDFNLPAESTFHREFWNRFQNAFSIAGSGWGYTKYTRFHGVRIDHVLADRNWIVQNAHVGPDLGGDHRPVIAELARTTTP; translated from the coding sequence ATGAAACGTGCGACGCTGATTTTCGCGATTTTGTATCTCGTGTTGTTGATCATCGGCGCTGCGGTGATGCACTCGAGTCTGAATTCGTATTGGCTGGTCACGCTGTTTCTGTTCTCGCCCCGCTGGGTGGCGGCGCTGCCGCTGCTGTTGCTGGTCCCATTGACCCTCAAGCTTCGATGGCGATGGACGCCGATCTATTTGATTCATGCCTTCGTCGTCCTGTTTCCGATCTTGGGGTTCCAGTTGCCGCGCCGAACCGCAACTCCCACCGGCACGGCGCGAACACTTCGCGTGCTGACTTGCAACGTCGGCGGCGGCACCCTGGATGACCGGCAACTCATTCAATTGATTCACGACAACCGAATCGATGTCTTGATGCTGCAAGAATGCACCCAAGCGGTTTCCGATCCGTTGTTCCGAAAACTGGGCTGGCAACGCCGACAAGCGCATCACGTCGTGATCGGAAGCCCGCTTGATTTGAGCGAGGCGCGCGTGCTCGGCCGGCACTCGGAAAACAATTTCCGAGCCGTGGCCGCGATCGGTTGCGAACTGGGCGGGCCCCAGGGCAGTCGCATTCAATTGGTTTCGGTGCACCTGCCCACGTTTCGACCCGCCTTAGAAAGAATCCAGCACTTGGATTTCGATCGCGGGCCGGACGCGATCCGACAGATGGGCCAACTGCGCCGCGATCTTTCCAGACAGATCGTCGATGCGATCGATGACTCGGAACTCCCCACGATCGTCGCGGGTGATTTCAACTTGCCCGCCGAAAGTACGTTTCACCGCGAGTTTTGGAACCGTTTCCAGAATGCGTTTTCGATCGCCGGAAGCGGATGGGGGTACACCAAGTACACACGCTTTCATGGCGTCAGAATCGATCACGTCCTGGCCGACCGAAACTGGATCGTCCAGAACGCCCACGTCGGCCCCGACTTGGGCGGCGATCATCGCCCCGTGATTGCTGAATTGGCCAGGACGACCACACCATGA
- a CDS encoding glycosyltransferase family 2 protein produces the protein MHAVLVFTLLGSLLGLFYAYVGYPILIAMLARMLGRDEPPTVSDRAEDLPEITVLIAAHNAANHLTERIENIFDCDYPPERLHVLIASDGSTDATPRLVSGFNDGRVKSITFQTRRGKAATLVNAVQSVASPVIIFTDATTRFDRDSLQRLGRHFTDSTVGVVAGKVTMVDGQGAPSESLYWKLENKIRGFEARLGITLGASGAIYAIRRSMFVAPSRPTINDDLVLPMLARMTHQCRLVFDPTARAYSPSTGGIRCEFLRRQRIGLGAMQCLPTLRDLLRWKNLDQAAAFASHKLTRWCGPFLLIAAMVSNLMLATEPRFQFLLLLQAFAYGAAAYGLVTSRRSLASRLARAGTSFVVMNAAIGFGICRYLIGHDTVIWNPTERSSWSHIPATSEPVPASEKRAA, from the coding sequence GTGCACGCTGTTCTCGTTTTCACGCTCCTCGGTTCTCTGCTGGGGTTATTTTATGCTTACGTCGGTTATCCGATCCTGATTGCCATGCTGGCCCGCATGCTGGGCCGCGATGAACCGCCGACGGTCTCCGACCGGGCGGAGGACCTGCCCGAGATCACGGTCCTGATCGCCGCCCACAACGCCGCGAATCACCTCACCGAACGCATTGAAAACATCTTCGACTGCGACTATCCGCCGGAGCGGTTGCACGTTCTGATCGCCTCCGATGGCAGCACCGATGCGACGCCGCGTCTGGTGTCGGGATTCAACGACGGCCGCGTCAAATCCATTACCTTTCAAACTCGCCGCGGCAAGGCGGCCACATTGGTCAACGCCGTCCAGTCTGTCGCCAGTCCCGTGATTATTTTCACCGACGCGACGACGCGTTTCGACCGCGATTCATTACAGCGGCTGGGGCGACACTTTACCGATTCGACGGTCGGCGTGGTCGCCGGCAAAGTCACGATGGTCGACGGGCAAGGGGCGCCCAGCGAATCACTGTACTGGAAACTGGAAAACAAGATCCGCGGCTTTGAAGCCCGACTGGGAATCACGCTGGGAGCCAGCGGGGCGATCTACGCCATCCGGCGATCGATGTTCGTCGCCCCGTCACGCCCCACGATCAACGATGATCTGGTGCTGCCGATGCTGGCGCGGATGACGCATCAATGTCGACTGGTGTTCGATCCCACCGCGCGGGCGTATTCACCCAGCACCGGCGGGATCCGTTGCGAGTTCCTGCGTCGCCAACGAATCGGTCTCGGCGCGATGCAATGTCTGCCCACGCTGCGTGATCTGCTGCGGTGGAAAAACCTGGACCAGGCAGCCGCATTTGCATCGCACAAGCTGACTCGTTGGTGCGGTCCGTTCCTGTTGATCGCCGCCATGGTCAGCAACCTGATGTTGGCGACCGAGCCCCGCTTTCAATTCCTTCTGCTGTTGCAAGCGTTCGCCTACGGAGCGGCCGCCTATGGCTTGGTGACATCGCGTCGCTCGCTCGCCTCGCGTTTGGCTCGCGCCGGTACGTCGTTCGTCGTCATGAACGCTGCCATCGGCTTTGGAATCTGCCGATATCTGATCGGACATGATACCGTGATTTGGAATCCGACCGAACGATCGAGTTGGAGCCACATCCCCGCGACCTCCGAACCGGTACCTGCAAGCGAAAAGCGTGCCGCTTAG
- a CDS encoding glycosyltransferase, with translation MMTRDQRRMLLISYAYPPTGGGGVQRSVKFAKYLPRYDWRPTVLTAADPSVPVRDKDLSMELDPQTTVLRAKTLEPSYRTKQKLIATDDPSSISFKRWMKQCVRKAGMSLLQPDPQILWNPFAARLATQTLRQLPHDVVYVTGPPFSSFLLGRTLKRRFGLPLVLDFRDEWLLASQHFENHQRSGIAFRRQQVMLGKVLRAADAVVATTQASAEELAGQIQATGGRASVHCIYNGYDEDDLPALRPASNPSDRLRIVYTGTLWKLTDISPVVDALIQLAAADPDSASRIDLILAGRRTPHQDAIVAKLDATVVNVQRHDYLPHGQSLELAASADVLLLLLADEPGAERVVPAKLFEYLSLRKPILSVCGNGETASLIGQHGHSYRFSPDQTNRIAACLVTLLAERPVPSTGLDEDLSQFSRRRQTSQLAAVMDAVSR, from the coding sequence ATGATGACGCGCGATCAGCGACGGATGCTCTTGATCAGCTACGCCTACCCTCCGACCGGCGGGGGAGGGGTGCAACGCAGTGTCAAGTTTGCCAAGTACTTGCCCCGGTATGATTGGCGACCGACCGTGCTGACCGCGGCCGATCCGTCGGTTCCGGTTCGCGACAAGGATCTGTCGATGGAACTGGATCCGCAGACGACGGTGCTTCGCGCCAAAACGCTCGAACCGTCTTACCGGACCAAGCAAAAACTGATCGCGACCGATGATCCGTCATCGATTTCGTTCAAACGTTGGATGAAGCAATGCGTTCGAAAGGCGGGCATGTCGCTGCTGCAACCCGACCCCCAGATCTTGTGGAACCCGTTTGCCGCCCGACTGGCGACACAAACGCTGCGTCAGCTTCCCCATGACGTGGTGTACGTGACGGGCCCACCGTTTTCGTCGTTCTTGCTCGGCCGAACCCTCAAGCGTCGTTTCGGATTACCCCTCGTCCTGGACTTTCGCGATGAGTGGCTGTTGGCCAGCCAGCACTTTGAAAACCACCAACGATCCGGGATCGCGTTTCGACGACAACAGGTGATGCTGGGCAAGGTCTTGCGGGCAGCCGATGCGGTGGTGGCAACGACGCAAGCCAGCGCCGAGGAACTCGCCGGCCAGATCCAAGCGACCGGCGGCCGAGCGTCGGTGCACTGCATCTACAACGGTTACGACGAAGACGATTTGCCAGCCCTGCGTCCGGCCTCGAATCCGTCGGACCGATTGCGGATCGTGTACACGGGAACGCTTTGGAAGTTGACCGACATTTCACCCGTCGTGGATGCGTTGATTCAACTCGCCGCCGCAGATCCCGATTCCGCTTCGCGCATCGATTTGATCCTCGCGGGTCGACGCACGCCCCATCAAGACGCGATCGTCGCCAAACTGGATGCAACCGTCGTCAACGTCCAACGCCACGATTATCTGCCGCACGGCCAGTCCTTGGAATTGGCCGCGTCGGCCGACGTGCTGTTGCTGTTATTGGCCGATGAACCGGGCGCCGAGCGTGTGGTCCCGGCCAAACTGTTCGAATACCTGTCGCTACGAAAGCCCATCCTGTCGGTTTGCGGCAACGGCGAGACAGCCTCGTTGATCGGTCAACACGGGCACAGCTATCGATTCTCTCCCGACCAAACGAATCGCATCGCCGCGTGTTTGGTCACGTTGCTGGCCGAGCGGCCTGTTCCGTCAACAGGTCTTGACGAGGACCTCAGCCAATTCTCACGCCGGCGTCAGACGAGCCAGCTGGCGGCGGTCATGGACGCGGTCAGCCGGTGA
- a CDS encoding sugar transferase, translating to MVTVEPADESLVVPTKYFRAKPFVEWVITALLMSVAIPIMAIVAFIILVCDGRPLFYRQVRVGKNGKNFQIWKFRTMRTGAEKDTGPVWSSPNDSRVTRSGRWLRCCHLDELPQFINVLAGEMSLVGPRPERPEFVSTLAEEVPGYLRRTRVRPGITGLAQLKLGYDESIVGIPEKVACDLQYIGTASLYQDLKLLLATLPYIAGQLSFKLRAKSRRRVPTAAAPMGPATMQAEQSESAPQQDPAIELTQNVA from the coding sequence ATGGTGACGGTTGAGCCGGCAGACGAGTCGTTGGTGGTGCCGACGAAGTACTTTCGTGCAAAGCCGTTCGTTGAATGGGTGATCACGGCATTGTTGATGTCGGTCGCGATCCCGATCATGGCGATCGTGGCGTTCATCATCCTGGTCTGCGATGGGCGCCCTCTTTTCTATCGCCAGGTGCGTGTGGGGAAGAACGGCAAGAACTTCCAAATTTGGAAGTTTCGCACCATGCGGACCGGTGCTGAAAAGGACACCGGACCGGTCTGGAGCAGCCCGAACGATTCGCGAGTGACCCGATCGGGCCGCTGGTTGAGATGTTGCCATCTGGATGAATTGCCACAATTCATCAATGTGCTGGCGGGCGAAATGAGTCTGGTCGGCCCCCGCCCGGAACGCCCCGAATTTGTGTCGACCTTGGCGGAAGAGGTGCCGGGTTACTTGCGACGCACTCGGGTCCGCCCCGGCATCACCGGTCTGGCACAACTGAAACTGGGCTATGACGAATCGATCGTGGGAATTCCCGAGAAAGTCGCGTGTGATCTGCAATACATTGGCACGGCCAGTCTGTACCAAGACCTGAAACTGTTGCTGGCGACGCTTCCCTACATCGCGGGGCAGCTCTCCTTCAAACTGAGGGCGAAATCGCGGCGTCGTGTTCCGACGGCCGCCGCACCGATGGGACCGGCAACGATGCAGGCCGAGCAATCTGAGTCTGCACCACAGCAAGACCCCGCGATCGAGCTGACGCAGAACGTGGCGTGA
- a CDS encoding glycosyltransferase — translation MSAQHVVHISLGTHVGGMEKLLVEFARFADRSRYELTFVSLQPRGDLAPEIESHRWPVIAMDKGEGLKPRLVAQLAKTLRRIKPDVVHTHNTAAYVYGVAAARIARTPRIIHTRHGQRFDSSRRQTTLFRGLSRWVDRVVSVSNDGARLTIDEGIAAEKTTTIFNGVDLERFTLVDNRPRGRAVVVARLSPEKDIASLIQAIHVAKQRHCRLALDIIGDGSERQRLETLTQTLQLCDQVHFHGIRDDIPAVLAQASMFVLPSVTEGISLTLLEAMATGLPVVACDVGGNPEVVADGQTGILVPPRDPAAIAGAIQRLNEDPLLVRRFGSEGRARVEAKFCVRKMVHAYENLYSAEAA, via the coding sequence ATGAGCGCTCAACACGTCGTCCACATTTCGCTCGGAACCCACGTCGGCGGGATGGAAAAACTGCTCGTCGAATTCGCCCGTTTTGCCGATCGTTCGCGATACGAATTGACGTTCGTCTCGCTGCAGCCGCGCGGCGATCTGGCACCCGAGATCGAATCGCATCGCTGGCCCGTGATCGCGATGGACAAAGGCGAAGGCCTCAAGCCCCGGCTCGTCGCACAACTTGCCAAAACGCTTCGCCGAATCAAACCGGACGTCGTCCACACCCACAATACCGCGGCCTATGTCTACGGAGTCGCCGCGGCAAGGATCGCCCGCACCCCCCGCATCATCCACACGCGGCACGGCCAGCGGTTCGATTCTTCGCGTCGCCAGACCACCCTGTTTCGCGGCCTGTCACGATGGGTCGACCGGGTGGTCAGTGTGTCCAACGACGGGGCGAGACTGACGATCGATGAAGGCATCGCGGCGGAGAAAACGACCACCATTTTCAACGGCGTCGACCTGGAACGATTCACGCTCGTCGACAACCGACCACGGGGACGGGCCGTCGTGGTGGCAAGGCTCAGTCCTGAAAAAGATATCGCGTCACTGATCCAGGCGATCCACGTCGCCAAGCAACGCCACTGTCGTCTCGCCTTGGACATCATCGGTGACGGCAGCGAGCGTCAACGCTTGGAAACTCTCACGCAAACGTTGCAATTGTGCGACCAGGTTCATTTCCACGGCATCCGTGACGACATTCCCGCGGTGTTGGCGCAAGCATCCATGTTCGTCTTGCCGTCGGTCACCGAAGGGATCTCGTTGACGCTGCTCGAAGCGATGGCGACCGGTTTGCCGGTCGTCGCCTGCGACGTCGGCGGTAATCCCGAAGTCGTTGCGGACGGGCAAACCGGAATCCTGGTGCCCCCGCGTGATCCCGCGGCGATCGCCGGAGCGATTCAGCGATTGAATGAAGACCCGCTGCTTGTCCGCCGGTTCGGCAGCGAGGGACGTGCCCGCGTCGAAGCCAAGTTCTGTGTTCGAAAAATGGTGCATGCCTACGAGAACCTTTACTCCGCCGAGGCAGCATGA
- a CDS encoding GumC domain-containing protein, whose translation MAPAIGASFHRGIPEFSDLMLACRHHAALTFVVGSVFAATLAMAAWAWIRPNYHAEALVRVREKQNVVFAPQTSRAEDIAFFRSQAALVRSHQVLSAAFDDDEVQQLTDVIPDGNRVEWLDGLLRVETQSGSEVISITVHHETPLVAQAFCNAITRAYLDEITHRISSDRKLREAQLEQAVVAADMQLDKLWEDLNSVARSVGSDSAESLTIRDELQFQSYRDYAQQLQAAQLRGSQLQSQLDELQASHGEQPTVSDDVVEKLLRQNREVSTGRKQLMGLELQCQQMEKIAASADSPQMRRLTDQRDRFAEELEQLIQRTRADISETLLIQAQSEHQQLFAKLKQQIELNRSEKEFLRERLTELNSVVARAAPKTAVPLDMSRHAVDRQSRLADGLWKTLQEFRIEGQSQPRVALQSLATLPTQANHSRQLRAAAASGAGGWMLIMFAVGYLEWRDCRVRSPRDLVSRSRFPVFGTNSYAATQSKFGFGLRQKQMSGGVREAVARVFLRNQDAADSVTLMVTSCVANEPRQLVSQEMAVLLGSFHRRVLLIDCDTDRGQLSHALGASRSRGIRQLPVGNQAPAVETIAEVLVATNQTEVDFMPIGTIDDDQTWIDPRTLRHVIGVLRPRYDAIVVNGPSLMGSAEGALLAEEVDSSVFAVFVDDSRWNQLVLCEESARQSGITLSGSIVYSGTGKSGLRLDPDRSTTAATSSPASDDTENETALRLEIDALQDELRRVRTDGESQAAPPNSDSMATQIEDVTPS comes from the coding sequence ATGGCCCCAGCAATCGGGGCGTCGTTTCATCGCGGTATCCCTGAATTCAGCGACCTGATGTTGGCTTGCCGCCACCACGCGGCGCTGACGTTCGTGGTCGGCAGCGTGTTCGCGGCCACGCTGGCGATGGCCGCCTGGGCGTGGATCCGACCGAACTATCATGCCGAGGCATTGGTGCGTGTGCGCGAGAAGCAAAACGTGGTGTTTGCCCCGCAGACCTCGCGGGCAGAAGACATCGCCTTCTTTCGCTCCCAGGCCGCTTTGGTGCGATCCCATCAAGTCCTTTCGGCCGCCTTTGATGACGACGAAGTCCAGCAGCTGACCGATGTGATCCCCGATGGAAACCGCGTCGAATGGCTGGACGGGTTGTTGCGGGTCGAGACCCAATCGGGATCCGAAGTGATCAGCATCACGGTGCATCACGAAACGCCGCTGGTCGCCCAAGCGTTTTGCAACGCGATCACCCGGGCGTATCTGGACGAAATCACGCACCGGATTTCGTCGGATCGAAAGCTGCGTGAAGCCCAGCTCGAGCAAGCCGTGGTGGCGGCGGACATGCAGCTGGACAAGCTCTGGGAAGACCTCAATAGCGTCGCCCGATCGGTGGGCTCGGACAGTGCTGAATCGTTGACCATTCGTGACGAATTGCAGTTTCAATCCTATCGTGATTACGCCCAACAGTTGCAAGCGGCACAGCTCAGGGGCAGCCAGCTGCAAAGCCAGCTGGACGAGTTGCAGGCAAGCCATGGTGAACAGCCCACGGTCAGCGATGACGTTGTCGAAAAATTGTTGCGGCAGAACCGCGAGGTCAGCACGGGGCGCAAGCAGCTGATGGGCTTGGAACTGCAGTGCCAGCAGATGGAAAAGATTGCCGCCAGTGCGGACTCGCCACAGATGCGTCGGCTGACGGACCAACGCGACCGGTTTGCCGAAGAACTGGAGCAATTGATTCAACGCACCCGCGCCGATATCAGCGAGACGCTGCTGATCCAGGCCCAATCGGAACACCAGCAGTTGTTTGCGAAGCTCAAGCAGCAGATCGAATTGAATCGCAGCGAAAAAGAGTTTCTGCGGGAACGTTTGACCGAACTGAATTCTGTCGTTGCCCGTGCGGCCCCGAAAACCGCTGTGCCGCTGGACATGTCCCGTCACGCGGTCGATCGGCAAAGTCGTCTGGCCGACGGACTTTGGAAGACGCTGCAGGAGTTTAGGATCGAAGGACAATCGCAACCTCGTGTCGCCCTGCAGTCCCTGGCGACGCTGCCCACGCAAGCGAATCATTCGCGTCAACTGAGGGCGGCCGCGGCCAGCGGGGCGGGCGGATGGATGCTGATCATGTTCGCCGTCGGGTACCTGGAATGGCGGGATTGTCGCGTGCGATCCCCTCGTGATCTGGTTTCTCGATCACGATTCCCCGTCTTTGGCACGAATTCCTATGCGGCCACGCAGTCCAAGTTCGGCTTCGGGTTGCGGCAAAAACAAATGAGCGGCGGTGTGCGAGAGGCGGTTGCACGAGTCTTTTTGCGGAACCAGGATGCCGCGGACAGCGTCACGCTGATGGTCACCAGTTGCGTCGCGAACGAGCCGCGTCAGCTGGTTTCACAAGAAATGGCCGTCCTGCTGGGAAGTTTCCATCGTCGAGTGTTGTTGATCGACTGCGATACCGACCGGGGGCAGCTGAGCCACGCACTCGGAGCATCGCGATCCAGGGGAATCCGGCAACTACCCGTCGGCAACCAGGCTCCTGCGGTGGAGACGATCGCGGAGGTGTTGGTTGCGACGAATCAAACCGAGGTGGATTTCATGCCGATCGGGACCATCGACGACGATCAGACGTGGATTGATCCCAGAACGTTGCGGCACGTGATCGGCGTCCTGCGGCCACGCTACGACGCGATCGTCGTCAACGGCCCGTCATTGATGGGGTCGGCCGAGGGGGCGTTGCTCGCCGAAGAAGTCGATTCGAGTGTGTTTGCCGTGTTCGTCGATGACAGCCGCTGGAATCAACTGGTGCTGTGCGAAGAGTCGGCCCGCCAATCGGGAATCACGCTCAGCGGTTCCATTGTTTATTCAGGCACGGGCAAATCCGGTCTGCGTTTGGATCCCGATCGATCCACGACCGCTGCGACGTCTTCGCCCGCATCCGACGATACCGAAAACGAGACGGCGCTGCGTCTGGAAATCGACGCATTGCAGGATGAACTGCGTCGGGTGCGCACCGACGGAGAATCGCAAGCGGCCCCCCCAAATTCCGACTCCATGGCAACCCAAATCGAGGACGTGACCCCTTCATGA